One part of the Streptomyces sp. NBC_00286 genome encodes these proteins:
- a CDS encoding DUF6174 domain-containing protein yields MTAVRFGPRFMSAAVLIGALMCATAACGTEASTSSGSAEGTEPKSAIGQSEITWEEPASYAYTLTSSEQALHGTFRVTVRDGKAAKAVGLDDNGRQALQQVPGQVPTIGDLLERLEQARRDKVNTAEAEYAGDGHPVRITLDGNENTIDDEALYVISAYEPAMS; encoded by the coding sequence ATGACTGCCGTACGCTTCGGTCCCCGTTTCATGTCCGCTGCCGTACTGATCGGGGCGCTGATGTGCGCCACTGCTGCCTGTGGCACCGAGGCGTCGACGTCCTCTGGATCCGCCGAGGGGACTGAGCCGAAGAGCGCCATCGGACAGAGTGAGATCACCTGGGAGGAGCCCGCCTCGTACGCGTACACGCTGACGTCGAGTGAACAGGCCCTGCATGGGACCTTCCGGGTGACGGTCCGAGACGGCAAAGCGGCAAAGGCCGTCGGCCTTGACGACAACGGCCGACAGGCGCTGCAGCAGGTACCTGGTCAAGTACCCACGATCGGCGACCTGTTGGAGAGGCTTGAACAGGCCCGGCGCGACAAAGTGAATACGGCGGAGGCGGAGTACGCCGGCGACGGGCACCCGGTACGGATCACCCTGGACGGGAACGAGAACACGATCGACGACGAAGCCCTGTACGTCATCAGCGCCTACGAACCAGCCATGAGCTAG
- a CDS encoding DUF6281 family protein: MKAVLPVGRSGSIGTLLAAATFAVSVACTSSSDDDGGESASSCAFLVDYKNRTYSDVANIDFTVEDKLGPATLPPCDDTPNDDDDGRTTPTSTTAYAVEGLDPSIAIAVGEEPGDARFVAVHSGNEIPSEVRKLINRS; the protein is encoded by the coding sequence ATGAAAGCCGTACTCCCGGTCGGCCGGAGCGGATCCATTGGCACACTGCTGGCGGCAGCCACCTTTGCGGTGTCCGTCGCCTGTACGTCGTCGAGCGACGACGATGGCGGCGAGTCCGCGTCGTCCTGTGCGTTCCTGGTCGACTACAAGAACCGTACGTACTCGGATGTGGCGAACATCGATTTCACGGTTGAGGACAAGCTCGGTCCCGCCACCCTCCCGCCATGCGACGACACACCGAACGACGATGACGACGGTCGGACAACGCCGACCTCGACGACCGCCTATGCGGTCGAGGGGCTGGATCCCAGCATCGCCATCGCGGTGGGAGAAGAACCCGGTGACGCTCGCTTCGTCGCCGTCCACTCCGGCAACGAGATTCCTTCCGAGGTCAGAAAACTGATCAACCGCTCTTGA
- a CDS encoding DUF1775 domain-containing protein, with protein sequence MSTHLVAHAGRRIALAGAAALTATLTLATPVAAHAEVEADKPQALAEKATLSFVSEAESDTAGFTELRVVLPEGIAPGDVTLDEAPKGWKLKAADDGYTVGGPALKTGVDAEHKIKIRQLPDAKELAFKTVETYSDGEVSRWIELPSGGEEPEQPAPVLTLKAAAPGATPLSPSPTASETPTPTPTPSVTESATTAAGAETENTAAEEDEGSSAGVIIGGVVVALLVLGGGAWWLAKRRTASSHN encoded by the coding sequence ATGTCCACCCATCTGGTGGCCCATGCCGGTCGCCGCATCGCTCTCGCCGGTGCCGCCGCGCTGACTGCCACGCTCACCCTGGCCACACCGGTCGCCGCGCACGCGGAGGTCGAGGCCGACAAGCCCCAGGCCCTGGCCGAGAAGGCCACCCTCAGCTTTGTCTCCGAGGCCGAGTCCGACACCGCCGGCTTCACCGAACTGCGCGTCGTACTGCCCGAGGGCATCGCTCCCGGTGACGTCACGCTCGACGAGGCTCCCAAGGGCTGGAAGCTGAAGGCCGCCGACGACGGGTACACCGTCGGCGGCCCCGCCCTGAAGACCGGCGTCGACGCCGAGCACAAGATCAAGATCCGGCAGCTGCCGGACGCGAAGGAGCTCGCATTCAAGACCGTCGAGACCTACAGCGACGGCGAAGTCTCCCGCTGGATCGAGCTGCCCAGCGGCGGCGAGGAACCCGAACAGCCCGCGCCGGTCCTGACGTTGAAGGCGGCGGCACCGGGCGCCACCCCCCTCAGCCCGAGCCCCACCGCAAGTGAGACGCCCACCCCGACCCCTACCCCCTCGGTCACCGAGTCGGCCACCACGGCCGCAGGCGCCGAAACCGAGAACACAGCCGCCGAGGAGGACGAGGGAAGCTCGGCCGGCGTGATCATCGGCGGGGTGGTCGTGGCCCTGCTGGTGCTCGGTGGCGGAGCATGGTGGCTGGCCAAGCGGCGCACCGCGTCGTCGCACAATTGA